In Perca fluviatilis chromosome 3, GENO_Pfluv_1.0, whole genome shotgun sequence, the following proteins share a genomic window:
- the LOC120556504 gene encoding protein mono-ADP-ribosyltransferase PARP6 produces MAFSQCAVPQDIKGQCWTDEESDGENESEQFLYGIQGSCAADLYRHPQLDADIEAVKDIYTDSAVSVREYGTIDDVDIDLHINIGFLDEEVATAWKVIRTEPIILRLRFSLSQYLDGPEPSVEVFQPSNKESFSLGLQLKKILSTFTSQQWKHLSNEFLKAQQEKRHSWFKAGGTIKKFRAGLSIFSPIPKSPSFPLIQDTVLKGKLSVPELRVTRLMNRSISCTMKNPKGELFSYPPNSQVSASLDKSARPHLSDLESDTSQFIFEFAALTMFHCPPTYLSLTCLTHTCQVVIGFLFSEQIMKYSEQRIPTLNEYCVVCDEQHVFQNGSMLKPAVCTRELCVFSFYTLGVMSGAAEEVATGAEVVDLLVAMCRAALESPRKSIIFEPYPSVVDPNDPKTLAFNPKKKNYERLQKALDSVMSIREMTQGSYLEIKKQMDKLDPLAHPLLQWIISSNRSHIVKLPLSRQLKFMHTSHQFLLLSSPPAKEARFRTAKKLYGSTFAFHGSHIENWHSVLRNGLVNASYTKLQLHGAAYGKGIYLSPISSISFGYSGMGKGQHRMPTKDELVQRYNRMNTIPQSRPIQSRFLQSRNLNCIALCEVITSKDLQKHGNIWVCPVSDHVCTRFFFVYEDGQVGDANINTQEPKVQKEIMRVIGTQIYSS; encoded by the exons GGGAGCTGCGCTGCTGACCTGTACCGCCACCCTCAACTGGATGCAGATATTGAGGCAGTAAAAGACATCTACACTGACAGTGCTGTCTCTGTTAG GGAGTATGGAACCATTGATGACGTGGACATCGATCTTCATATTAACATCGGTTTTTTAGAT GAGGAGGTTGCGACAGCTTGGAAAGTTATCAGAACAGAGCCCATTATTCTGAGACTGcgcttttctctttctcagtaCCTCGATGGACCTG AGCCGTCAGTAGAAGTGTTCCAGCCCTCCAATAAAGAAAGCTTTAGCCTGGGCCTGCAGCTCAAAAA GATCCTGAGCACGTTCACCTCACAGCAGTGGAAGCACCTCAGTAATGAGTTCCTCAAGGCCCAGCAGGAGAAGAGGCACAGCTGGTTCAAAGCCGGAGGAACCATCAAGAAGTTCCGAGCCGGACTCAGCATCTTCTCCCCCATACCCAA GTCTCCGAGTTTTCCTTTGATCCAAGACACAGTTTTAAAAGGGAAGCTGAGCGTCCCTGAGCTGAGAGTGACCCGCCTGATGAACCGCTCTATCTCATGTACCATGAAGAACCCCAAAGGGGAGCTCTTCAGCTATCCACCAAACAGCCAGGTCAGTGCCAGTCTGGACAAATCAGCACGCCCGCATCTCTCAGATTTGGAGTCAGATACCTCTcagtttatatttgaatttgctGCATTAACAATGTTTCACTGTCCCCCCACCTATTTGTCTTTAACGTGTCTCACTCACACATGTCAAGTGGTCATAGGGTTTTTG TTCTCCGAACAGATAATGAAGTACTCGGAGCAGAGGATCCCCACACTCAACGAGTACTGTGTGGTGTGTGACGAACAGCACGTCTTTCAGAACGGATCCATGCTGAAG cCGGCTGTGTGCACCAGggagctgtgtgtgttctcctTCTACACTCTGGGTGTGATGTCCGGAGCTGCAGAGGAAGTGGCCACCGGAGCAGAG GTAGTGGACCTACTTGTGGCTATGTGTCGAGCTGCTCTCGAGTCTCCCCGTAAGAGCATCATCTTTGAGCCGTACCCATCAGTTGTTGACCCCAACGACCCCAAGACTCTGGCCTTCAACCCAAAG AAGAAGAATTATGAGAGACTGCAGAAAGCATTGGACAGCGTCATGTCCATTCGAGAAATGACCCAG GGCTCATATCTAGAGATCAAGAAACAGATGGACAAACTTGACCCTTTGGCCCATCCCCTGCTACAGTG GATTATTTCCAGTAACAGGTCTCATATCGTCAAGCTGCCTCTGAGTAGG CAACTGAAATTCATGCACACCTCCCACCAGTTCCTGCTGCTCAGCAGCCCCCCGGCAAAGGAGGCTCGTTTTCGCACTGCCAAGAAGCTATATGGCAGCACCTTCGCCTTCCA TGGTTCCCATATAGAGAACTGGCACTCTGTTCTGAGAAATGGACTAGTCAATGCCTCTTATACCAAACTGCAG CTGCATGGGGCAGCGTATGGAAAGGGGATCTATCTGAGCCCCATCTCCAGCATATCTTTTGGATACTCAG GAATGGGGAAAGGACAGCACCGCATGCCCACCAAAGATGAACTGGTGCAGCGTTACAACCGCATGAATACCATACCACAG AGCCGTCCAATACAATCAAGGTTTCTTCAGAGTCGAAATCTCAACTGCATCGCTCTGTGTGAAG TTATCACATCTAAGGATCTGCAGAAACATGGTAACATCTGGGTGTGTCCAGTGTCTGACCACGTCTGTACTCGCTTCTTTTTTGT GTACGAGGATGGTCAAGTAGGAGATGCCAATATCAACACCCAGGAGCCTAAGGTGCAGAAGGAGATCATGCGTGTGATTGGGACCCAGATCTACTCCAGCTAA